From Triticum aestivum cultivar Chinese Spring chromosome 4A, IWGSC CS RefSeq v2.1, whole genome shotgun sequence, a single genomic window includes:
- the LOC123083485 gene encoding brassinosteroid-responsive RING protein 1-like — protein sequence MGFPAPVFSECEVPRLLLNFVFLLARHRRLSSWLLRLVGAGVDDDLSFDHPTTSGITDYHRHHREQYDDYEERCIEELEKHSPAMRFDALSGAGDVALLLPEGCAVCLGNFHGAAHVRRPRGCRHVFHRACLDRWAAHGHSTCPLCRAPLLPPFLLPLPLPAP from the coding sequence ATGGGGTTCCCGGCGCCGGTGTTCTCAGAGTGCGAGGTGCCCAGGTTGCTTCTCAACTTCGTCTTCCTGCtcgcccgccaccgccgcctctcCTCCTGGCTGCTCCGCCTCGTCGGCGCTGGCGTCGACGACGATCTCAGCTTTGACCACCCCACTACCTCCGGCATCACCGACTACCACCGCCATCACCGGGAGCAGTACGATGATTATGAAGAACGCTGCATCGAGGAGCTGGAGAAGCATTCCCCAGCCATGCGCTTCGACGCGCTCTCCGGCGCTGGAGACGTAGCTCTGCTGCTGCCGGAGGGGTGCGCGGTGTGCCTCGGCAACTTCCACGGCGCCGCGCACGTGCGCCGGCCGCGCGGGTGCAGGCACGTGTTCCACCGCGCCTGCCTCGACCGCTGGGCCGCACATGGCCACAGCACCTGCCCGCTCTGCCGGGCGCCTCTCCTCCCGCCCTTCCTCCTGCCGCTGCCGCTTCCGGCGCCGTGA